The genome window TGACTGGTCAGGCAGCCATGATCGAAGAGAAAGTGGACCGCCTGGTTTACAACGCCGAAAAAGACCTGACTACCAAGGGCGGTGATGCGACCGACGTCATGCGCCGTGTGCCCCTGTTATCGGTTGACCTGGACGGAAACGTTACCCTGCGGGGCAGCCAGAACGTGCGGGTTTTGATCAACAACAAGCCTTCGACCATCATTGCCAGCAGCGTGGCCGATGCCCTGAAGCAAATTCCAGCGGATATGATTAAGTCGGTGGAGGTGATTACGTCGCCATCGGCTAAATACGATGCGGAAGGCTCGGCGGGGATTATCAACGTCATTACCAAGAAAAACAACTTGCAGGGAGCCACGCTCAGCGTGGACGTGGGTGCCGGTAACCGGGGCTCTAACCTGGGCGTAAACGGAAACCTGCGGACGGGCAAAATGGGCTTTACGCTGAGCGGCTTCGGACGGGCCAACTACAACATTAAAGGTACGTTCGACAACACCCAGACCAGTATTCGGGACGGGGCGACGTATGTAACCCGGCAAACGGCTGACACCAAGAACCAGTTTACGTTCGGTACGTATCAGTTAGGTTGGGATTACGACATTAATAAAAATAACGTGGTTACGGCTGGTGTCCGTTATGGCGCTCGCAACGGGACAAACTCGCAGTACCTCATTACGACACCCGCCGCGGGTACGCCTATCCGCGATGTGGATATCAAAGACTTGTCGGGGACGGTTGACGTGAACGTGGACTACACCCGAACGCTGAAAAAGCCCCAACAGGAATTCAGTATCCTGACGCTTTTTAGTCGGAATAACCGTACGAACGACTTTGTGGCTGACCTGCTCGATGGCAACAAAACGATTGTGGGCCGCGAACGCAACGATAACGGCAGCTTTAACCAGGAAACTACCATTCAGGCGGACTACCAGACGCCCATCCGTGCTAACCAGCAGTTGGAACTAGGTGGTAAAGGCATTTTCCGGCAGGTTGAAAGCACGTATCAATACCTGATTGCCGAAGGAGCGAACGGCGCTTACCAACTGAACCCGAATCGTCCGGCTAACATGCTGAACTACGATCAGAACGTGGTGGCTTCTTATCTGTCGTATACGTATTCGACCAAGAACAAGTATACGTTTAAAGTAGGGGGGCGGTATGAATACACGATGATCAACGCCACTTTTAGCGCGGAGCAGAAAATCGATGTGCCCGATTACGGTAATTTTGTGCCGAGCGTCAACATCTCGAAAGCCCTGAAAGGCGGTAAAATGCTACGATTAGGGTATAACCGTCGTTTGCAACGTCCCGGTATTCAGTTCCTGAATCCGAATGTCAATGCGGCCAACCCGCGCAATATCTCATTCGGAAATCCGTATCTGCGGCCGGAGCTAACCGATAACGTTGAGTTGACATACAGTACAACGATAAAAACGCTTTACCTGAATTTTACGGGCTATGGCCGCACGACAAATAATTCGATTGAAAGTGTGCGCCAGCTAATCGGCACGGATACTATCCAGACGACTTTCCAGAATATTGGGAAACAGGATGCCTATGGCGCCAACGTTTTCGGAAACCTGACGCTATTTTCCAAATGGCAAATCGGTGGTGGTGCGGAAGCTTTCTATGCTTACCTGAGCAACAATGGCAACAACGGACAGCCCCGGTTCAGCAATAGCGGTATGGTCGTGAGTGGACGGCTGTTTACTAGCCTGCAATTGAAAAGCGGCTGGGGTTTCCAGGGCTTTGCTTTTTCGCAGGGAAGACGCGTGCAGCTTCAGGGAACGCAGGGCGGATTTACGTTCTATAGTCTGGGTGTGAAGAAAGACTTCAAAAACAAACGCGGAAGCATCGGACTGGCCGGAGAAAATTTTGTGATGAAGGCGTTCAAAATCCGTAACGAACTACAAACTCCAGAATTTACACAAAGCAGCCTGACCCGACTTTACAACCGGGGCGTACGGGTGAACTTCAGCTACCGGTTTGGCAAAATGGGCTTCGATCAGCAATCGCGCCGCCGCAAAAAATCGGTGACCAACGATGACGTGAAGCAGGGCGAAAGCGGAGAGAGCAAGCAGCAATAATAAGGATTAAAAGAATAAAAAAAGGGAAGCTCAGCGCTTCCCTTTTTTTATAACAGTATGTCTTAGAGCATGGCTGCCCCG of Tellurirhabdus bombi contains these proteins:
- a CDS encoding TonB-dependent receptor domain-containing protein gives rise to the protein MKKNLLLLFLGCSTVALAQTAPVGGNPGNRPAVAIPGTANDNTPRGNGKIVGVLVDSTTKKPVEFATVALISLETNKPIDGTTTDDKGKFALTKVANGNYRVQFSFIGYRLKESGLVKIDRGTDINLGNVQIAPDVKTLKEVTVTGQAAMIEEKVDRLVYNAEKDLTTKGGDATDVMRRVPLLSVDLDGNVTLRGSQNVRVLINNKPSTIIASSVADALKQIPADMIKSVEVITSPSAKYDAEGSAGIINVITKKNNLQGATLSVDVGAGNRGSNLGVNGNLRTGKMGFTLSGFGRANYNIKGTFDNTQTSIRDGATYVTRQTADTKNQFTFGTYQLGWDYDINKNNVVTAGVRYGARNGTNSQYLITTPAAGTPIRDVDIKDLSGTVDVNVDYTRTLKKPQQEFSILTLFSRNNRTNDFVADLLDGNKTIVGRERNDNGSFNQETTIQADYQTPIRANQQLELGGKGIFRQVESTYQYLIAEGANGAYQLNPNRPANMLNYDQNVVASYLSYTYSTKNKYTFKVGGRYEYTMINATFSAEQKIDVPDYGNFVPSVNISKALKGGKMLRLGYNRRLQRPGIQFLNPNVNAANPRNISFGNPYLRPELTDNVELTYSTTIKTLYLNFTGYGRTTNNSIESVRQLIGTDTIQTTFQNIGKQDAYGANVFGNLTLFSKWQIGGGAEAFYAYLSNNGNNGQPRFSNSGMVVSGRLFTSLQLKSGWGFQGFAFSQGRRVQLQGTQGGFTFYSLGVKKDFKNKRGSIGLAGENFVMKAFKIRNELQTPEFTQSSLTRLYNRGVRVNFSYRFGKMGFDQQSRRRKKSVTNDDVKQGESGESKQQ